The Amycolatopsis viridis genome window below encodes:
- the glpK gene encoding glycerol kinase GlpK: protein MPDFVGAVDQGTTSTRFMIFDHGGGEIARHQLEHDQILPRPGWVEHNPVEIWERTRAVITSALTQAGLTAADLAALGITNQRETTVVWNRRTGRPYGNAIVWQDTRTDRIASALERGGQGEVIRRKAGLPPATYFSAGKLQWILDNVEGVRADAENGDALFGTTDSWLIWNLTGGTGGGVHVTDVTNASRTMLMDLETLDWDDELLSFFGIPRRMLPEIRPSSHHFGTTRADGPLGGEVAITGVLGDQQAATVGQVCFRPGSAKNTYGTGNFLLLNTGPELVRSKHGLLTTVCYQFGDAKPVYALEGSIAVTGSAVQWLRDQLGIISGAAQSESLARQVADNGGIYFVPAFSGLFAPYWRSDARGAIVGLTRATTNAHLARATLESICYQTRDVVEAMQNDSGVPLDVLRVDGGVTANELCMQLQADILGVPVSRPVVAETTALGAAYAAGLATGFWRSTDELEQNWNEDRRWEPSWSDDRRAEGYAGWQKAVGRTLDWVDVG from the coding sequence ATGCCGGACTTCGTCGGTGCCGTCGACCAGGGCACCACCAGCACCCGTTTCATGATCTTCGACCACGGCGGCGGCGAGATCGCCCGCCACCAGCTCGAGCACGACCAGATCCTGCCCCGGCCGGGCTGGGTCGAGCACAACCCGGTCGAGATCTGGGAGCGCACCCGGGCGGTGATCACCAGCGCGCTCACCCAGGCCGGCCTGACCGCGGCCGACCTGGCCGCGCTGGGCATCACCAACCAGCGCGAGACGACCGTCGTGTGGAACCGCCGCACCGGCCGCCCCTACGGCAACGCGATCGTGTGGCAGGACACCCGCACGGACCGGATCGCCTCCGCGCTGGAGCGCGGCGGCCAGGGCGAGGTCATCCGGCGCAAGGCGGGGCTGCCGCCCGCGACCTACTTCTCCGCCGGCAAGCTGCAATGGATCCTGGACAACGTGGAGGGGGTCCGCGCCGACGCGGAGAACGGCGACGCGCTGTTCGGCACCACCGATTCCTGGCTGATCTGGAACCTCACCGGCGGCACCGGCGGCGGCGTGCACGTCACGGACGTCACCAACGCCTCGCGCACCATGCTGATGGACCTGGAGACGCTGGACTGGGACGACGAGCTGCTGTCCTTCTTCGGCATCCCCCGGCGGATGCTGCCGGAGATCCGGCCGTCGTCGCACCACTTCGGCACCACCCGGGCGGACGGGCCGCTGGGCGGCGAGGTCGCCATCACCGGCGTCCTGGGCGACCAGCAGGCCGCCACGGTCGGGCAGGTGTGCTTCCGGCCGGGCTCGGCCAAGAACACCTACGGCACCGGCAACTTCCTGCTGCTCAACACCGGCCCCGAGCTGGTCCGGTCGAAGCACGGACTGCTCACCACGGTGTGCTACCAGTTCGGCGACGCCAAGCCGGTGTACGCGCTCGAGGGCTCGATCGCGGTCACCGGGTCGGCCGTGCAGTGGCTGCGCGACCAGCTCGGCATCATCAGCGGCGCGGCGCAGAGCGAGAGCCTGGCCCGGCAGGTCGCCGACAACGGCGGGATCTACTTCGTCCCGGCGTTCTCCGGCCTGTTCGCGCCCTACTGGCGCTCGGACGCGCGCGGCGCGATCGTCGGCCTGACCCGCGCCACCACGAACGCCCACCTGGCGCGCGCGACCCTGGAATCGATCTGCTACCAGACGCGCGACGTCGTGGAGGCCATGCAGAACGACTCCGGCGTGCCGCTGGACGTGCTGCGCGTGGACGGCGGTGTCACCGCGAACGAGCTGTGCATGCAGCTTCAGGCGGACATCCTCGGGGTGCCGGTGTCCCGGCCGGTGGTGGCCGAGACCACGGCCCTGGGTGCCGCCTACGCGGCCGGGCTCGCCACCGGGTTCTGGCGGTCCACCGACGAGCTGGAACAGAACTGGAACGAGGACCGGCGCTGGGAGCCGTCGTGGAGCGACGACCGGCGCGCCGAGGGGTACGCCGGCTGGCAGAAGGCGGTCGGCCGCACCCTCGACTGGGTCGACGTCGGGTAG